In Legionella beliardensis, the following are encoded in one genomic region:
- the rimI gene encoding ribosomal protein S18-alanine N-acetyltransferase yields MFTVRSMQFKDIDEVYHIELTGHRTPWSRDILNDCVLVGYDCYVLEQEKNKKIVGYIISRQHLTVYHILNLCIIPSMQGKGLGKYLLKAIIDKLNGSAVDSMILEVRPSNQRAISLYQRFGFQLDSIKKDYYQDTNSQEDAWLLRKVLQQPPSS; encoded by the coding sequence ATGTTTACCGTTCGCTCAATGCAATTTAAGGATATTGATGAGGTTTATCACATTGAGTTAACAGGCCATCGAACGCCCTGGAGCCGTGATATTTTAAATGACTGTGTTTTGGTTGGTTATGATTGCTATGTTCTAGAGCAGGAAAAAAACAAGAAAATTGTGGGCTATATTATTTCTCGCCAGCATTTGACTGTTTATCATATTCTTAATCTATGCATTATACCGAGTATGCAGGGTAAAGGCTTAGGAAAGTATTTATTAAAAGCAATTATCGATAAATTAAATGGTAGTGCAGTTGATAGTATGATTCTTGAAGTAAGACCAAGCAATCAGCGAGCTATTTCTTTGTATCAACGTTTTGGGTTTCAGCTAGATTCAATTAAAAAAGACTATTATCAAGATACCAATAGCCAAGAAGATGCTTGGCTATTAAGAAAAGTTCTACAGCAGCCCCCAAGCTCTTAA
- a CDS encoding 3'-5' exonuclease, which produces MNILVFDIETIPDLDAGRKLYGLDELSDEDTASAMLALRKAKTGHDFLPHYLQKVIAISLVINQEQQLKVWSLGNEQADEKELITRFFTGLDKFTPTLITWNGSGFDLPVLHYRALLHGVSAPTYWEYGENQQTFRFNNYLNRFHYRHLDLMDILAAYQNKAFAPLDELASMLGFPGKMGMSGAKVFDAYLAGDIKNIRNYCETDVLNTYCIYLRFELMRGVFTQEDYLQAIEQLKTYLASHPHKIHLQEFLNKMS; this is translated from the coding sequence TTGAATATTTTAGTCTTTGATATTGAAACTATTCCTGATCTTGATGCAGGTAGAAAATTATATGGCTTAGATGAGCTATCTGATGAGGATACCGCCTCAGCAATGCTCGCTTTACGAAAGGCAAAAACTGGCCATGATTTTTTGCCTCATTACTTACAGAAAGTAATTGCTATTTCCTTGGTAATTAACCAAGAGCAACAGCTTAAGGTCTGGTCTTTAGGTAATGAGCAAGCGGATGAAAAAGAATTAATTACCCGTTTTTTTACAGGCCTTGATAAATTTACTCCAACATTAATTACCTGGAATGGCAGTGGTTTTGATTTACCTGTCCTTCATTATAGAGCCTTATTACATGGTGTCAGTGCGCCTACTTATTGGGAATATGGTGAAAATCAACAAACCTTTCGCTTTAACAATTATTTAAACCGTTTCCATTATCGCCATCTGGATTTAATGGATATTTTAGCAGCCTATCAAAATAAAGCCTTTGCGCCGTTAGATGAACTCGCTAGCATGTTAGGGTTTCCAGGTAAAATGGGCATGAGTGGCGCAAAAGTATTTGATGCCTATCTTGCTGGCGATATAAAAAATATTCGCAATTATTGCGAGACGGATGTACTTAATACTTATTGTATTTATTTGCGCTTTGAATTAATGCGCGGCGTATTTACGCAAGAAGATTACCTACAAGCCATTGAACAATTAAAAACCTATTTAGCAAGTCACCCTCACAAAATTCATTTGCAAGAATTTTTAAATAAAATGAGTTAA
- a CDS encoding transglycosylase SLT domain-containing protein has product MGFLRLLLISLFFLLSSCVTKPPRDVDNLCHIFKQYPDWYVAAKGVAYRWKVPISVQMAIIHQESKFDGRARPKRQKLLWVIPWKRPSSAYGYTQALRTTWKVYKKSKDGRRWSSRNDFNDAVDFIGWYVNQAHIRAGIRRNDAYNLYLAYHEGIGGYQRQTYLKKPWLIQVAKKVNLRTQVYHTQLMRCR; this is encoded by the coding sequence ATGGGTTTTCTGCGCCTTTTATTAATAAGCTTGTTTTTTTTATTGTCCTCTTGTGTCACTAAGCCACCTAGGGATGTAGACAACCTTTGCCATATATTTAAACAATACCCCGATTGGTATGTTGCTGCGAAAGGGGTCGCTTATCGATGGAAAGTACCTATTTCTGTTCAAATGGCAATTATTCACCAAGAATCAAAATTTGATGGTAGAGCTAGACCTAAGCGGCAAAAACTATTATGGGTTATCCCGTGGAAAAGACCTTCTAGTGCTTATGGCTATACCCAAGCCTTACGCACCACCTGGAAAGTGTATAAGAAAAGTAAAGATGGTCGCCGCTGGTCATCGCGTAATGATTTTAATGATGCCGTTGATTTTATTGGTTGGTACGTAAACCAAGCCCATATTCGGGCAGGAATCCGGCGCAATGATGCTTATAATCTTTATTTAGCTTATCATGAAGGCATTGGCGGCTATCAGCGTCAAACCTATTTAAAAAAACCTTGGTTAATTCAGGTAGCAAAAAAAGTAAATTTACGCACGCAAGTGTATCATACGCAATTAATGCGTTGTCGATAA
- the adk gene encoding adenylate kinase produces MRLMLLGSPGAGKGTQALKLREYFNIPQISTGDMLRSAIASGTAVGKNAKAIMDAGKLVPDEIIISLVKERLTAEDCHNGFLFDGFPRTIPQADALRKANIKLDHVIEITVPDSEIMNRLGGRRVHVASGRVYHIKFNPPKIAGFDDITGEPLIHRDDDKEETIAKRLEVYHQQTEPLVNYYEKWAETKTTGAPQFHRVSGLGDTDMIFKSIIAAINKNKAIKDNVTC; encoded by the coding sequence ATGCGTTTAATGTTATTAGGTAGTCCCGGCGCTGGCAAAGGTACTCAGGCCCTTAAGCTAAGAGAATATTTTAATATACCGCAAATCTCTACTGGGGACATGCTACGCTCTGCTATTGCATCAGGAACAGCAGTGGGTAAAAATGCGAAAGCAATTATGGACGCAGGTAAATTAGTTCCAGATGAAATTATTATAAGCTTAGTTAAAGAACGACTAACCGCAGAGGACTGCCATAATGGTTTTTTATTTGATGGTTTTCCAAGAACTATTCCGCAGGCAGACGCTTTAAGAAAAGCGAATATTAAGCTAGATCATGTGATTGAAATTACAGTTCCTGACAGTGAAATTATGAATCGATTAGGTGGTCGACGCGTTCACGTTGCTTCTGGACGGGTTTATCATATTAAATTTAATCCACCCAAAATTGCAGGTTTCGACGATATTACAGGTGAACCCCTAATTCATCGAGATGATGATAAAGAAGAGACTATTGCTAAGCGTTTAGAAGTTTATCATCAACAGACAGAGCCATTGGTCAACTATTATGAAAAATGGGCAGAAACTAAGACGACAGGTGCACCACAATTTCATCGTGTAAGCGGCCTTGGTGATACTGATATGATTTTTAAAAGCATTATTGCAGCTATTAATAAAAATAAAGCAATAAAGGATAATGTGACATGCTAA
- a CDS encoding thioredoxin family protein, whose protein sequence is MLKAAINAQELEVLIKQNDLVLVDFWADWCAPCKQFATVYERMAQQNPDLVFAKIDVAQETELAQAFHIRSIPHLMIFKQGIVIYSDSGSLPESSLAELIKQAIAADVKSIREAIDKDDGS, encoded by the coding sequence ATGCTAAAAGCAGCTATTAATGCACAAGAGTTGGAAGTGCTTATTAAGCAAAATGACCTTGTTTTAGTTGACTTTTGGGCCGATTGGTGTGCTCCATGTAAACAATTTGCTACGGTGTACGAACGTATGGCTCAGCAAAACCCTGATCTTGTTTTTGCTAAAATAGATGTAGCACAGGAAACAGAGTTGGCTCAAGCTTTTCACATACGCTCAATACCTCATTTAATGATTTTTAAACAAGGTATAGTTATTTACTCAGATTCAGGAAGCCTGCCTGAATCTTCGTTAGCAGAGTTAATTAAACAGGCTATTGCGGCTGATGTAAAAAGTATTCGCGAGGCAATTGATAAAGATGACGGTAGTTAA
- the glpD gene encoding glycerol-3-phosphate dehydrogenase, whose translation MTKFFDLAVIGGGINGCGIAADAALRGLSVILIEKDDIASKTSSSSSKLIHGGLRYLEYYDFSLVKKALDERQTLLSLAPHLIDPLPFVLPYLPSMRPMWLLRAGLFLYDNLSRKNKLPKSKLIKRAPSSLYFSPLKQNLTKGFLFYDCNTDDARLTLVNALQAKEYGAEIHSYTALTDASVKNNTWHLQLCDQQGQFTTCQARSLVNATGPWVASINHLLGLDTRYQMSLIKGSHLVVRKLYEGNQAYLLQNNDKRIVFVIPYHHYSLIGTTDVPFKGDLNQVSISPEEIDYLLNLISLYFNQPLTNNDILFSWSGVRPLIAEPGESPQAISRDYTYHYTSLPAPAVTIYGGKITTYRQLAREAVNQLKTVFPHLSHSITHKTPLPGAVFHNLSYQDYVQYAHKKYSWLADDILKRLLKTYGTRLELILAHCNQLSDLGLNFGHGLFQREVDYLREQEWVIQVDDLLWRRTKLGINFDSVATEKLANYLLGKD comes from the coding sequence ATGACTAAGTTTTTTGATCTCGCTGTGATAGGTGGTGGAATTAATGGCTGTGGCATTGCAGCAGATGCAGCGCTTCGAGGTTTATCAGTTATCTTAATAGAAAAAGATGATATTGCTTCCAAAACCTCATCGAGCAGCAGTAAATTGATTCATGGTGGATTAAGATACCTTGAGTATTATGATTTTTCCTTAGTAAAAAAAGCACTAGATGAAAGACAAACGTTATTATCTTTAGCGCCTCACCTTATTGATCCCTTGCCTTTTGTCTTGCCTTATCTACCCTCTATGCGTCCTATGTGGCTATTACGCGCAGGGTTATTTCTTTATGACAACTTAAGCCGTAAAAATAAATTACCTAAAAGTAAGCTCATTAAGCGCGCCCCTTCATCTCTTTATTTTTCTCCACTGAAGCAAAACTTAACCAAAGGTTTTTTATTTTATGATTGCAACACAGACGATGCGCGGCTGACCCTAGTTAATGCCTTACAAGCTAAAGAATATGGTGCTGAAATTCATTCTTATACAGCCTTAACAGACGCTTCGGTAAAAAATAACACGTGGCATTTACAGCTTTGCGATCAGCAAGGTCAGTTTACTACCTGCCAAGCTCGTTCCCTTGTTAATGCTACAGGGCCCTGGGTAGCGTCTATTAATCATTTATTAGGATTAGATACCCGCTATCAAATGTCTTTAATCAAAGGTAGCCACCTTGTGGTGCGCAAACTATATGAGGGCAATCAGGCTTATTTATTGCAAAACAATGATAAACGTATCGTCTTTGTCATTCCTTACCACCACTATTCCTTAATTGGCACGACCGATGTTCCATTTAAAGGCGACTTAAATCAAGTCAGTATTTCTCCTGAAGAAATAGATTATTTGCTTAACTTAATTAGTCTTTATTTTAATCAACCATTAACGAACAACGATATCTTATTTAGCTGGAGTGGTGTCAGGCCCTTAATTGCTGAACCAGGAGAGTCACCACAAGCTATCAGTAGAGATTATACGTATCACTATACTTCTCTGCCTGCGCCTGCCGTCACCATTTATGGGGGTAAAATTACTACTTATAGACAATTAGCACGCGAAGCAGTCAATCAGTTAAAAACTGTTTTTCCACACTTAAGCCATTCCATCACCCATAAAACACCGTTGCCAGGCGCTGTTTTTCATAATTTATCTTATCAAGACTATGTTCAGTATGCTCATAAAAAATATTCATGGCTCGCAGATGATATCTTAAAGCGCTTGCTAAAAACTTATGGCACCAGGCTAGAATTAATTCTGGCTCATTGTAATCAGTTAAGTGATCTTGGGTTAAACTTTGGCCATGGCTTGTTTCAAAGAGAAGTAGATTACCTACGCGAGCAAGAATGGGTTATCCAAGTTGATGATTTGCTATGGCGCCGTACTAAACTAGGGATTAATTTTGACTCAGTGGCAACAGAAAAATTAGCTAATTATCTTTTAGGAAAAGATTAA
- the glpK gene encoding glycerol kinase GlpK, with the protein MQKYLLAIDQGTSSTRAIIYTHLGQEIAISQYDLTQFYPHAGWVEHCPEEIWSKTLKAINDVIAQIDVKKLVACGITNQRETTLIWDKETGKCLYPAIVWQDRRTEEFCSSLDKEMIKKKTGLLPDSYFSASKLHWLLQHCPEAKTLAAQNQLAFGTIDSFLIWRFTQGKVHATDVTNASRTLLFNIFKQEWDKELLTLFGVNPSVLPEVKACDAYFGEIDQGLFGFSIPITGVAGDQQAALIGQRGLDEGMIKATYGTGAFLLMNTGSRPISSNNLLTTVAYKIKDNLAYGLEGSIYQAGTTIKWLRDEMKLLASAAESEELAASLADNEGVYLIPAFNGLGAPYWLASSGALIVGLTRKSNRAHFARAALESVCYQTKQILQCMQQESNIIIKILRVDGGMTVNQWLLQFLASQCQVTVQRPKNIETTAQGAALLAAIGCGELSSINALKASWQCEQEFLPENKQIQIESNFAGWLHAINMLIANSG; encoded by the coding sequence ATGCAAAAATATCTTTTAGCCATTGATCAAGGGACAAGTAGTACACGAGCTATTATCTACACGCATTTAGGGCAAGAAATAGCAATTAGCCAATATGACCTGACACAATTTTATCCACACGCAGGTTGGGTAGAACATTGCCCTGAAGAGATTTGGTCAAAGACTTTAAAGGCAATAAACGATGTAATAGCTCAGATTGATGTAAAAAAATTAGTTGCATGTGGTATTACCAATCAACGGGAAACAACGCTCATTTGGGATAAAGAGACAGGCAAATGTTTATATCCTGCCATCGTTTGGCAAGATAGACGAACAGAGGAATTTTGCTCTTCTTTAGATAAAGAAATGATAAAGAAAAAAACCGGCCTGCTACCAGACTCTTATTTTTCAGCGAGTAAATTACATTGGCTTTTGCAACACTGTCCAGAAGCTAAAACGCTTGCGGCTCAAAATCAACTTGCTTTTGGTACAATTGATAGCTTTTTGATTTGGCGCTTTACTCAAGGCAAAGTACATGCCACCGATGTTACCAATGCCTCAAGAACACTTTTGTTTAATATTTTTAAACAAGAATGGGATAAGGAATTGCTTACTCTTTTTGGCGTTAATCCCAGTGTTTTGCCTGAAGTTAAAGCGTGCGATGCTTACTTTGGTGAAATTGATCAAGGGCTATTTGGTTTTTCTATACCTATTACCGGCGTTGCAGGGGATCAGCAAGCCGCATTGATTGGTCAACGCGGCCTAGATGAGGGTATGATTAAAGCTACCTATGGCACCGGCGCTTTTTTATTAATGAACACAGGCTCCCGTCCCATAAGCTCAAATAATTTGCTTACCACGGTGGCTTATAAGATTAAAGATAATTTGGCCTATGGACTTGAGGGCAGCATTTATCAAGCTGGCACGACCATTAAATGGCTACGCGATGAAATGAAGCTACTTGCAAGTGCGGCCGAATCAGAAGAGCTCGCAGCAAGTTTAGCGGATAATGAAGGTGTTTATTTAATACCTGCCTTTAATGGTTTAGGTGCACCTTATTGGCTAGCATCAAGCGGTGCTTTAATAGTAGGGCTAACTCGAAAAAGCAATCGTGCACATTTTGCGCGCGCAGCACTTGAAAGTGTGTGTTATCAAACCAAACAGATTCTGCAATGTATGCAGCAAGAAAGTAATATCATTATCAAAATTCTTCGCGTTGATGGCGGCATGACAGTCAATCAATGGCTTTTGCAGTTTTTAGCATCTCAATGCCAAGTAACAGTACAGCGGCCAAAAAATATTGAAACAACCGCACAGGGGGCGGCATTACTTGCAGCAATAGGATGCGGGGAATTGAGTTCAATTAACGCTTTAAAAGCAAGTTGGCAATGCGAGCAAGAGTTTTTACCCGAGAATAAGCAAATCCAAATAGAAAGCAATTTTGCAGGCTGGCTACATGCCATTAACATGCTGATAGCTAATAGTGGCTAA
- a CDS encoding transporter substrate-binding domain-containing protein, with the protein MRWRIRLLNLLFSYCLMVSTSLADIRVGTLFFYPPFVLSNDSGFDIQLIKTICQNINQKCIMVPMDYYSLFSALNTGKIDIAVGGITISKKLKETYIFSLPYMLSKGQFIVQKGSAYKSVNDLKGKTVGILMTEEKQGAYYNYLLENFPGLFVIQQFDDIEDLMTSLNENEISAAFLNYLSASYWVMSSASQLQNLDAATPLGEGIGIMSIPNNANLIDEINGQLLQMEKDGSYLKLYNMYIPTF; encoded by the coding sequence ATGCGATGGCGAATTAGGCTTCTAAACTTATTATTTTCTTATTGCTTAATGGTATCTACAAGCCTAGCGGATATTAGAGTAGGCACTTTATTTTTCTACCCTCCTTTTGTTTTATCGAATGATAGTGGCTTTGATATACAATTAATTAAGACTATTTGCCAAAATATAAATCAAAAATGCATTATGGTGCCCATGGATTATTACAGCTTATTCTCAGCACTTAATACTGGTAAAATTGATATAGCTGTTGGTGGTATTACTATCTCGAAAAAGCTTAAAGAGACTTATATTTTTAGTTTGCCTTATATGCTCAGCAAAGGGCAATTTATTGTGCAAAAAGGCTCAGCTTATAAATCAGTTAATGATTTAAAAGGGAAAACAGTTGGCATATTAATGACTGAGGAAAAGCAAGGCGCTTATTATAATTATTTACTTGAGAATTTTCCCGGCTTATTTGTCATTCAACAATTTGATGACATTGAGGATTTAATGACATCGCTTAATGAGAACGAGATTTCTGCTGCTTTTTTAAATTATCTTAGCGCAAGCTATTGGGTTATGAGTTCTGCTAGCCAATTACAGAATCTAGATGCGGCAACGCCCTTAGGCGAAGGTATTGGTATTATGTCTATTCCTAATAATGCTAATTTAATTGACGAGATTAATGGCCAGTTATTGCAAATGGAAAAAGATGGCAGTTATTTAAAATTATATAATATGTATATTCCAACCTTCTAA
- a CDS encoding phospholipase A — protein sequence MKVAWLFCPFLSLFLLSSVAFSETANEEQVASSTANEKTILEKRVREKNKTKHYSNIVNLYHPNYILPYYRTGRPYQSIYWEATPNNQFIMQDELKAQISFLVPLIHHLLDYKPLSLNFAYTQLMYWQVYADSQYFRETNYEPEFFIENYFNPYIATQIGINHQSNGRGGVLERSWNRVILQLQFSGTRWLAHIRGWALIDQAKSSDLHNPNIAYYLGYENLLFSYKFSSLKASIEAQNIASGLKRGFVQVTLSYPLLKALSIYGQFFSGYGQSLIEYDHRTTSFGIGVALNDWMN from the coding sequence ATGAAAGTTGCGTGGTTGTTTTGCCCTTTTTTAAGTTTGTTTTTGCTTAGCAGTGTTGCTTTTTCAGAAACTGCTAATGAAGAGCAAGTAGCAAGCTCAACTGCAAACGAAAAAACGATACTTGAAAAAAGAGTACGTGAAAAAAATAAAACAAAGCATTACAGCAATATTGTCAATTTATATCACCCAAATTATATTTTGCCCTACTATAGAACTGGAAGGCCTTATCAATCTATTTATTGGGAAGCAACGCCTAATAATCAATTTATTATGCAAGATGAATTGAAGGCTCAAATTAGTTTCTTAGTGCCATTAATTCATCATTTACTTGACTATAAACCCCTTTCGCTTAATTTTGCTTATACCCAGCTTATGTATTGGCAAGTATACGCTGATTCGCAATATTTTCGTGAAACCAATTATGAACCTGAATTTTTTATAGAAAATTATTTTAATCCCTATATAGCTACGCAAATTGGAATTAACCATCAATCAAATGGGCGCGGCGGGGTATTGGAGCGTAGCTGGAACCGAGTTATTTTACAGTTACAATTTTCAGGAACAAGGTGGCTTGCCCATATTCGTGGTTGGGCCTTAATTGATCAAGCAAAATCCAGTGATCTTCATAATCCTAACATTGCTTATTATTTGGGTTATGAAAACCTGTTATTTTCTTATAAATTTTCTAGTTTAAAGGCGAGTATTGAGGCGCAAAATATTGCCAGTGGGCTTAAACGAGGTTTTGTACAAGTCACGTTATCTTATCCATTATTAAAAGCCCTTTCGATTTATGGCCAGTTTTTCAGTGGTTATGGTCAAAGTTTAATTGAATATGATCATAGAACAACTAGCTTTGGTATTGGGGTGGCCTTAAATGATTGGATGAATTAA
- a CDS encoding amylo-alpha-1,6-glucosidase — MKQIIRHHRIIEYKTDETPLNNAARLLRGEWLITNGLGGYASNSVAGITTRKYHGYLVAALPPPYGRTIMLNHLHEEVITADGQTFIISCDERSNGNISLTGMSYLQEFYLDYGLPVWRYHINDIIIEKRIILIYQQNTIQITYKLISGCDNVYLNIQPSFNFRPHEAPVSKHNPAPYQILAIENRYEITFDNHPPLRLFLHGQNVKFVLQENHIPDAYFRMEEMLGYECLGQLWTPGYFNLELQKGYGATLVASTEKWETITALKPEDALPAELARRRHLLSLAQPEAQNEMGAELILAADKFIITPLSRFADAVRARAEGNEAYTIIAGYHWFTDWGRDTMISLEGLTLCTGRHKEGLWILKTFCHYVKDGLIPNMFPEGIHEGLYHTADATLWFFHALDRYLDLTQNYSELPYFLPTLKKIIQFHERGTHFNIGMDANDCLIKQGQEGYQLTWMDAKVGDWVVTPRRGKAVEINALWYNALKLMAEWTQNSDTRASQHYQELAHHVYQSFNQKFWLTNKGYLYDVIEGEIGNDDALRPNQLFAISLKYPVLEKNRWLKVIKICQKELLTPYGLRSLAPNHPDYKPYYDGSLRVRDAAYHQGTVWAWLIGPFIDAWIKAYPKQRIKARQFLLSFEQHLEDSGVGSISEVFDAMEPYTPRGCVAQAWSVAEVLRAWIKTAP, encoded by the coding sequence ATGAAGCAAATTATAAGACATCATCGCATCATCGAATATAAAACAGATGAAACACCATTAAATAATGCTGCTCGCCTATTACGTGGCGAATGGCTCATTACTAATGGCTTAGGCGGTTATGCTTCTAACTCCGTAGCCGGAATAACAACGCGCAAATACCATGGTTATCTAGTTGCAGCATTACCACCGCCTTATGGTAGAACGATTATGCTAAACCATCTACATGAAGAAGTAATTACTGCAGATGGACAGACGTTCATAATCAGCTGTGATGAGCGCAGTAATGGCAATATTTCCTTAACTGGTATGAGTTACTTACAAGAATTTTATTTAGATTATGGTTTACCCGTTTGGCGGTATCATATTAATGATATTATTATTGAAAAAAGAATTATTCTTATTTATCAACAAAATACGATACAAATTACTTATAAGTTAATCAGTGGCTGTGACAATGTATATTTAAATATCCAACCGTCATTTAACTTTAGACCCCATGAAGCGCCAGTAAGTAAACATAACCCAGCGCCTTATCAAATTTTAGCCATTGAAAATCGTTATGAAATTACCTTTGACAATCATCCCCCTCTTCGTCTCTTTTTACATGGCCAAAATGTTAAATTTGTTTTACAAGAAAATCATATTCCAGACGCTTATTTTAGAATGGAAGAGATGCTTGGTTATGAATGTTTAGGTCAACTTTGGACACCTGGTTACTTTAATTTAGAGTTACAGAAAGGATATGGTGCAACCCTGGTCGCATCAACCGAGAAATGGGAAACTATCACTGCCCTTAAACCTGAAGATGCATTACCAGCTGAGCTTGCACGCCGCAGGCACCTTCTATCATTAGCACAACCCGAAGCTCAAAACGAAATGGGAGCTGAACTCATACTTGCTGCCGACAAATTTATTATCACGCCTTTAAGCCGTTTTGCAGATGCCGTTCGTGCACGCGCTGAAGGCAATGAAGCCTATACTATCATTGCCGGGTATCATTGGTTTACGGATTGGGGGCGCGATACAATGATTTCTCTCGAAGGATTGACTTTATGTACCGGCCGGCATAAAGAAGGATTGTGGATTTTAAAAACATTTTGCCATTATGTGAAAGACGGATTAATCCCCAATATGTTCCCCGAAGGTATTCACGAAGGCCTATATCACACAGCAGATGCCACTTTATGGTTTTTTCATGCTCTTGATCGCTACCTTGACTTGACCCAGAATTACTCTGAACTACCTTATTTTTTACCTACTTTAAAAAAAATTATTCAGTTTCATGAACGCGGTACGCACTTTAATATCGGCATGGATGCAAACGATTGTTTAATCAAGCAAGGCCAAGAAGGCTATCAATTAACCTGGATGGATGCCAAAGTGGGTGATTGGGTAGTGACCCCTAGACGGGGTAAAGCCGTTGAAATTAATGCGTTATGGTATAACGCGCTAAAATTAATGGCCGAATGGACTCAAAATAGCGATACACGCGCTAGCCAACACTATCAGGAACTTGCCCATCATGTTTACCAATCCTTTAATCAAAAATTTTGGCTTACCAATAAAGGTTATCTTTATGATGTTATAGAAGGTGAAATAGGAAATGATGATGCATTAAGGCCCAATCAGTTATTTGCTATTTCTTTAAAATACCCCGTGTTAGAAAAAAATCGCTGGCTAAAGGTGATTAAAATTTGTCAAAAAGAGTTACTTACACCCTATGGGTTACGTTCATTAGCCCCTAACCACCCTGATTATAAACCATATTATGACGGTAGCTTACGTGTGCGGGATGCAGCTTATCATCAAGGTACTGTTTGGGCTTGGTTAATTGGACCCTTTATTGATGCATGGATTAAAGCTTATCCCAAACAACGCATAAAAGCGCGCCAATTTTTATTAAGCTTTGAGCAGCATTTAGAAGATTCAGGCGTAGGCTCAATTAGTGAAGTGTTCGATGCTATGGAGCCTTACACACCCAGAGGCTGTGTAGCTCAAGCTTGGAGTGTGGCTGAAGTACTGCGAGCTTGGATAAAAACTGCACCTTAA